Proteins co-encoded in one Arachis hypogaea cultivar Tifrunner chromosome 13, arahy.Tifrunner.gnm2.J5K5, whole genome shotgun sequence genomic window:
- the LOC112736445 gene encoding probable glucuronoxylan glucuronosyltransferase IRX7, which produces MKLQSHNHNNHGANKTTSFYKWLLCLSLSLYFSTSYLITTSPPPPSPSQPPHNTKPSPQRTLFETPWSSSLKNLRIFVYDLPSKFNTDWLTNQRCSTHLFASEVAIHRALLTSHVRTFDPYDADFFFVPVYVSCNFSTVNGFPAIGHARSLISSAVKLISDRFPFWNRSHGRDHVFVASHDFGSCFHTLEDVAIADGVPEIMRKSIVLQTFGVTYKHPCQEVENVVIPPYVSPENLRTTVDKLPANWQRDIWVFFRGKMEVHPKNVSGRYYSKKVRTMIWRKFSGDRRFYLQRHRFAGYQSEIARSVFCLCPLGWAPWSPRLVESVALGCVPVIIADGIRLPFSSAVRWPEISLTVAERDVGKLAEILERVAATNLSDIQRNLWDPMTKKALLFNERVHEGDATWQVLRSLSEKLDRSLRSSRVSRQLDFAT; this is translated from the exons atgaagCTCCAAAGTCACAACCACAACAACCATGGTGCCAACAAAACCACTTCCTTCTACAAATGGCTCCTctgcctctctctttctctctactTCTCCACCTCCTACCTCATCACCACttcaccaccaccaccctcaccATCACAACCACCACACAACACAAAACCCTCCCCCCAGAGAACTCTCTTTGAAACTCCATGGTCGTCGTCCCTCAAGAATCTCAGGATCTTTGTTTATGATCTTCCTTCAAAGTTCAACACAGATTGGTTGACCAACCAAAGGTGCAGCACGCACTTGTTTGCATCCGAGGTTGCAATCCACCGTGCCTTGTTGACCAGCCACGTCAGAACCTTTGACCCTTACGACGCTGACTTCTTCTTCGTCCCCGTCTACGTTTCCTGCAACTTCAGCACCGTTAATGGTTTCCCCGCCATAGGCCACGCCCGCTCCCTTATCTCCTCCGCTGTTAAACTCATCTCCGATCGCTTCCCTTTCTGGAACCGCAGCCATGGGCGTGACCATGTCTTCGTCGCCTCCCACGATTTCGGCTCCTGCTTCCACACCCTC GAGGACGTGGCGATTGCGGATGGCGTGCCGGAGATAATGAGGAAATCGATCGTGTTGCAGACGTTTGGCGTGACATATAAGCACCCGTGTCAGGAGGTTGAGAACGTCGTCATACCGCCGTACGTGTCGCCGGAGAATTTGCGGACCACCGTCGACAAGCTCCCGGCGAATTGGCAGCGAGATATTTGGGTGTTCTTCCGCGGCAAAATGGAGGTCCATCCTAAGAATGTTAGCGGAAGATATTACAGCAA GAAAGTGCGAACGATGATATGGCGAAAGTTCAGCGGTGACCGGAGGTTTTACCTTCAGAGGCATAGATTTGCCGGTTACCAGTCAGAAATCGCGCGTTCGGTTTTCTGTTTATGTCCGTTGGGGTGGGCCCCATGGAGTCCAAGACTGGTAGAGTCCGTTGCCTTGGGCTGCGTGCCGGTCATCATAGCCGACGGCATCCGATTACCGTTCTCATCCGCCGTGAGATGGCCGGAGATATCGCTGACGGTGGCGGAGCGCGACGTCGGGAAACTGGCGGAGATACTTGAGCGCGTGGCGGCGACGAACCTCAGCGATATTCAGAGGAATCTGTGGGACCCAATGACTAAGAAGGCACTTTTATTCAACGAGAGGGTCCATGAAGGCGATGCCACGTGGCAGGTTTTGCGTTCATTGAGCGAGAAGCTTGATAGGTCCTTAAGAAGCTCCAGAGTTTCCCGCCAATTAGATTTTGCCACGTAG